The genomic stretch GCCAACTGCACCAAATATGGTTGCACCTGCTGGATACAGTGTAGCTACACCTTTTACAACACTAATAGCAACAGGTAAAGTAACAACTGAACAGATCGCTACAACTCTTGGAATTAGTGCAGAAGAGGTAATGTCAGATCCTTACTCAACTAACAATATCGACCTTGCTAAAGCTTACAACTTGGTAGCAGCAGCATTACTGAACAATGCTGCTGATTTGATGGCAGATAAAATAGTTGAGGCTTCTGCAACACAAACTATGTCACCATCTGCAATAGATATTGATCTGCTCACCTCTATGGTAAAAGATGTATTAGCAACAAGTGTAGCTGTAGAATATATCTCTGCTTATAGTCTCTATATAGATTCAATTGCAGCATTAGAAGCAAATTCATCAGCTGAACTTGATCAAAGTATAGCAGAATTAAGAGATAACCTGGAAATAGAAAAAGCTTTAGATAGCTCAGATACGGTAACTGATCAAGAAAACATTACCGGTACACTATTGCCTGCATTATAAAATATACATACTATTTTGTTATTGGCTAGCTGGTTTATTCATTAACCAGTTGCCAATTAACTATATCAAAGGATTTTCTTGAAACTAAATACAATAACTGTGTTATTAACACTACTTGCATCTTTGTTACAAGCAAAGCCATCTTGTTATGATATTAATCTACCAGATATATCATCAAAACAAATAGAGTTATTACGTAATATTGATAACTTGAATATACCTGATAAATATATAAAAAAGATTCAACAGAGAAATCTGATTTTTGCAAAGGCACTACAAAAAAATTATATGCTTGATGCAAACGACAAAGCATATTTGAAACTAAAACTTACAGAGGCTATGGCTAAACTATATATTAAAAAGAGAAGTAGCGAGTTTGAACCTACAGAAGATGATATTAAATCTTTTTACATTGATCATAAAGATGAGTTTAAACCATCTTTAGAAGCAAATCTTTCAATTATGGTCATACCATCTTTAACTTTTGCAGACAGTATAGAAAGAGAGTTAAAAGAGAATATAGAAAACTTTGAAAAACTTGCAAAAAAATACTCAATAGATGATTCAGCTCAAATAGGTGGCTACATTGGTTACACTAAACTCGACAAATTTCCATACTCTTTACGTAATTGGATAGAAACAGCACAAAAAAATGGGGTATCTGAACCAATTAAAGCAGGAGATTACTGGTTTATCTTAAAACTTGATGGTAAAAGAGTCTCTTCTACAGAGTATAAAGATCTAAAACCTGCTATTAAAAAACTTCTTAAAAAACTAGTAAAAAGAGAAAAAATGTTAGAAGAAGAAAAATGTTTAAAGAGGTCTATTTTATGAAAATATTAATAATAGTTTTTTTGTTTGTTCAAATGCTTTTTGCTGTAGAGTTTGATTTTAAAGTACCTTTGGAGTCTAGCCTTCAAGAGTCATTTAAAAGATACTGGAGTCTAAAAGAGAGTGAAAGTTATGATCTAAAAACTCTTTACAAAATGGAACTGCCATATTTACGATACCTCAACCCAATAAAAAAATATAAACTATTTGTACCACCTCTTGAAATTAAAAAGGTAGAAGTTACAAAAATCTTTAAAAACAGAGGCGACAAGGTTGAGCTTGGAGCCTGGCTCTATAACTTTGATGAAGAAAAGAGTTACTTTCATGATATTTGGGTTAAAATGGATGATAAATGGTATCACCGTTTTATAGACAAAATTCTTCCTTTTTAAAACTTGAAACAAAATAGTGCAAAGATTAGTCTAGTTTAGATATAATCACCTAAAATTTTTTTGTAAAAAGTTTCAAGATAATGGAAGATTTAATGAATAAAAAACTACACGTAGTTTCGCTAGGCTGTACAAAAAATCTTGTTGATACTGAAGTAATGCTTGGTCGTTTGAAAAATTTTGAGATGACAGATTCCCCTGATGAAGCTGATGTCATAATAGTAAATACCTGTGGATTTATAGATGCGGCAAAAGAGGAGAGTATTCAAACTGTTTTAAATCTGCATGAGGCACGAAAAGAGGACTCTGTTCTTGTTATGGCAGGCTGTTTAAGTGAACGCTATAAGCAAGAGTTGCAAAAAGAGATGCCTGAAGTTGACATTTTTACAGGCGTGGGGGATTATGACAAAATAGATGAGCTTATTGCAAAACGAAAAAGCCATTTTACCCCTCATGTCTTTTTGGCAGATGAAAATCATGAACGGATTGTTACAGGCTCAACTTCTCATGCATACGTTAAACTGGCTGAAGGATGTAATCAAACTTGTAGTTTCTGTGCCATTCCAAGTTTCAAAGGAAAGCTTCACTCAAGAACACTAGAGAGTGTTGTTAAAGAGGTAAAAAGACTTGTAAATCAAGGATTTTACGATTTTAGCTTTATATCTCAAGACTCCAGCAGTTACTTAAGAGATCTTGGAAAAAATGATGGCTTGATTGATCTAATAAAAGCTATTGAAGAGATTGACGGCGTAAAGAGTGCCAGAATTTTATACCTCTACCCTAGCACTACATCTATGGAATTAATTGAAACTATAGCTGTATCTAAAATCTTTCAAAACTACTTTGATATGCCAATACAACACATAAATCATAGAGTACTTAAAGCAATGAAGCGCGGAATTGGCAGTGATAAAATTAAAATACTTCTTAATGCTATGAAAGCTGTACCAAACAGTTTCGTGCGTACCAGTGTCATTGTCGGTTTTCCTACTGAGACACAAGAGGAGT from Hydrogenimonas thermophila encodes the following:
- a CDS encoding foldase protein PrsA, with the protein product MKLNTITVLLTLLASLLQAKPSCYDINLPDISSKQIELLRNIDNLNIPDKYIKKIQQRNLIFAKALQKNYMLDANDKAYLKLKLTEAMAKLYIKKRSSEFEPTEDDIKSFYIDHKDEFKPSLEANLSIMVIPSLTFADSIERELKENIENFEKLAKKYSIDDSAQIGGYIGYTKLDKFPYSLRNWIETAQKNGVSEPIKAGDYWFILKLDGKRVSSTEYKDLKPAIKKLLKKLVKREKMLEEEKCLKRSIL
- the rimO gene encoding 30S ribosomal protein S12 methylthiotransferase RimO yields the protein MNKKLHVVSLGCTKNLVDTEVMLGRLKNFEMTDSPDEADVIIVNTCGFIDAAKEESIQTVLNLHEARKEDSVLVMAGCLSERYKQELQKEMPEVDIFTGVGDYDKIDELIAKRKSHFTPHVFLADENHERIVTGSTSHAYVKLAEGCNQTCSFCAIPSFKGKLHSRTLESVVKEVKRLVNQGFYDFSFISQDSSSYLRDLGKNDGLIDLIKAIEEIDGVKSARILYLYPSTTSMELIETIAVSKIFQNYFDMPIQHINHRVLKAMKRGIGSDKIKILLNAMKAVPNSFVRTSVIVGFPTETQEEFEDLCNYIEEFAFDRVNIFEYSDEEGTSAYELHPKIDEETIHKRAEKLGEIVEETTKNSLNKMVGKTLEMIVEGPSEEHEYLLAARPLLWAPEIDGTVLINDSEVEGVEFGKTYQVLVTESAGNQLIGKIINAS